CGAACATAAGGACGAGGGGCGCGAAATGGCGTGGCGACTTCAGAGGCAATTTCAGGACTGTTTTTTTCACGGCGTGATTTCCGTTTATCGATGGCTCTTCGTGCCTTTAGTTGGGCGGCGGGCCGTGGCCGCGACTTTTTTTATTGGGCTCTTCATTGGCGCCGCCTTCGCGGGCGGCACGGCGCGCGCCTTCGCCGAAAGCGTTTCCCCTGCAGACGATGTCGTCGTTCGCGTCAACGGGCAGGCCATTACACGTTCTGACATGAACGCCGCCTTCGAGCAACTCCCTGTCGCGCTGCGAAGCCTGCCTAAGGATAAGATCGAGCGGATATTAATCAAGTCGCTGATCGATACCAAGTTGGTGGCGACGGCGGCGCGTGCGCAGGGGTTGGATAAAACCGAGGCTTTCCGCCGCCGTCTCGCCCGGATATCGGAGCAGCTTCTTGAACGGATGTACATGGCAAAGTTGATCGGCGAGAAAGTCGGCTCCCGGGCGTTGCATGAAAGATATCAGGCCTTCGTTAAAACGCTTCGCGCCCAAAAAGAGGTTCGCGCCCGACATATTTTGGTGAAAACACAGAAAAAAGCGCGCGAAATCATTGCGTTGCTGGATAAGGGAGAGAATTTTGCCGATCTGGCGCGGAAGTTTTCTCTCGACAGCACGGCGGCCGGGGGTGGCGAATTGGGCTTTTTCCCTCTTCACGGCGTGGACAAGGCGTTCGCCGACGCCGTGGCCGCCCTCAAAGTTGGCGCTTATACGCGCACGGCGGTGAAGACCGGCTATGGCTGGCATGTGATTTTATTGGAAGAGCGTAGGCCCCGCCCGATCCCCGGCTTCGCCGCCGTGCGCGATCGCCTGGACCGCGAAATGTCGCGTGAGGTGATCGATGCGCGGATTATCGCGCTTCGCGGCGCGGTGAAAATCGAAAGCCCAAGGCAGCAGCATCCCAAGGCGCGGCCCGGCCCAGGGCGCGGTGCGGCGGTCTCGAAATAACGCTTCGCATCGCCGGTGGGCGCGGGGAAGGCGGGGCCGATGTGAACGAGCGGCGGTTCACCCGATTTTTCTTTCTGTCTTACCGGGTGTCAACGTATGATCGCGGGCGTTTTTTCGTTTGCGCCGTTCATGCGCCGT
This genomic window from Varunaivibrio sulfuroxidans contains:
- a CDS encoding peptidylprolyl isomerase, with the protein product MAATFFIGLFIGAAFAGGTARAFAESVSPADDVVVRVNGQAITRSDMNAAFEQLPVALRSLPKDKIERILIKSLIDTKLVATAARAQGLDKTEAFRRRLARISEQLLERMYMAKLIGEKVGSRALHERYQAFVKTLRAQKEVRARHILVKTQKKAREIIALLDKGENFADLARKFSLDSTAAGGGELGFFPLHGVDKAFADAVAALKVGAYTRTAVKTGYGWHVILLEERRPRPIPGFAAVRDRLDREMSREVIDARIIALRGAVKIESPRQQHPKARPGPGRGAAVSK